The Mobula birostris isolate sMobBir1 chromosome 11, sMobBir1.hap1, whole genome shotgun sequence genome has a segment encoding these proteins:
- the cd2bp2 gene encoding CD2 antigen cytoplasmic tail-binding protein 2 isoform X2 has translation MPKRKVSFEVGSGDQEERLQQVPMNGGGPGSRFKDKHSLDSDEEEEGDEGDSTKYDMLATEDIEGQESATIDYDEGIKITPFNLEEEMEEGHFDSEGNYFLKKEGEIRDNWLDNIDWVRIKERPARQDPESGGTEAPSDVRTLLRGILELLKPGETVAGALRRLGGCAGSGSKRPWESRRKRRKKEGKEEEEEAQKGVEEKPGQKEQLDRLTGLADQMVAWGEFEIYQHTYERLGYRLRKGESHKPPSKGEQTPSIDMFAEQIDETALAPRQEAEEGSCPVELPDVMWEYKWENTDDAEVYGPFSSAQMQDWADQDYFGTGVYCRRVGQPSAPFYSSRRIDFSLYT, from the exons ATGCCAAAACGTAAAGTGTCGTTTGAGGTTGGCAGTGGGGACCAGGAGGAGCGGCTACAGCAG GTCCCGATGAACGGAGGAGGTCCCGGCAGCCGCTTCAAGGACAAACACTCACTGGACAGCgatgaggaggaggaaggggacgAGGGAGACTCCACAAAGTATGACATGTTGGCCACTGAGGACATTGAGG GTCAGGAGTCAGCCACCATAGACTATGACGAGGGCATCAAGATCACCCCCTTCAACCTGGAGGAGGAGATGGAGGAGGGCCACTTCGATTCTGAGGGCAACTACTTCCTTAAGAAGGAGGGCGAGATACGTGACAACTGGCTCGACAACATTGACTGG GTTCGCATCAAGGAGAGGCCAGCCCGCCAGGACCCAGAGTCAGGAGGAACGGAAGCCCCGTCTGATGTGAGGACCCTCCTTCGTGGTATCCTGGAGTTGCTGAAACCTGGTGAGACGGTGGCGGGCGCCCTGCGACGGCTGGGAGGGTGCGCTGGCAGCGGATCAAAGCGCCCCTGGGAGTCACGGAGGAAGCggaggaagaaggaggggaaggaagaggaggaggaggcgcAGAAGGGAGTGGAGGAGAAACCCGGCCAGAAGGAGCAGTTGGATCGGCTAACAGGGCTAGCAGACCAGATGGTGGCCTGGGGCGAGTTCGAGATCTATCAGCACACCTATGAGAGGCTGGGGTACCGGCTGAGGAAGGGCGAGAGCCATAAGCCTCCTTCCAAAGGAGAACAGACCCCCAGTATCGACATGTTCGCGGAACAGATTGACGAAACGGCACTGGCGCCAAGGCAGGAAGCAGAGGAGG GTTCCTGCCCGGTTGAGCTTCCGGATGTGATGTGGGAGTACAAATGGGAGAACACGGATGATGCAGAGGTCTATGGCCCCTTCTCAAGCGCCCAGATGCAG GACTGGGCTGACCAGGACTACTTTGGGACTGGTGTGTACTGCCGCAGGGTGGGGCAGCCCTCTGCCCCCTTCTACTCTTCACGCCGCATTGACTTCAGCCTCTACACATGA
- the cd2bp2 gene encoding CD2 antigen cytoplasmic tail-binding protein 2 isoform X1 has product MLVGRGRYGELPVAKMPKRKVSFEVGSGDQEERLQQVPMNGGGPGSRFKDKHSLDSDEEEEGDEGDSTKYDMLATEDIEGQESATIDYDEGIKITPFNLEEEMEEGHFDSEGNYFLKKEGEIRDNWLDNIDWVRIKERPARQDPESGGTEAPSDVRTLLRGILELLKPGETVAGALRRLGGCAGSGSKRPWESRRKRRKKEGKEEEEEAQKGVEEKPGQKEQLDRLTGLADQMVAWGEFEIYQHTYERLGYRLRKGESHKPPSKGEQTPSIDMFAEQIDETALAPRQEAEEGSCPVELPDVMWEYKWENTDDAEVYGPFSSAQMQDWADQDYFGTGVYCRRVGQPSAPFYSSRRIDFSLYT; this is encoded by the exons CTCCCAGTGGCGAAGATGCCAAAACGTAAAGTGTCGTTTGAGGTTGGCAGTGGGGACCAGGAGGAGCGGCTACAGCAG GTCCCGATGAACGGAGGAGGTCCCGGCAGCCGCTTCAAGGACAAACACTCACTGGACAGCgatgaggaggaggaaggggacgAGGGAGACTCCACAAAGTATGACATGTTGGCCACTGAGGACATTGAGG GTCAGGAGTCAGCCACCATAGACTATGACGAGGGCATCAAGATCACCCCCTTCAACCTGGAGGAGGAGATGGAGGAGGGCCACTTCGATTCTGAGGGCAACTACTTCCTTAAGAAGGAGGGCGAGATACGTGACAACTGGCTCGACAACATTGACTGG GTTCGCATCAAGGAGAGGCCAGCCCGCCAGGACCCAGAGTCAGGAGGAACGGAAGCCCCGTCTGATGTGAGGACCCTCCTTCGTGGTATCCTGGAGTTGCTGAAACCTGGTGAGACGGTGGCGGGCGCCCTGCGACGGCTGGGAGGGTGCGCTGGCAGCGGATCAAAGCGCCCCTGGGAGTCACGGAGGAAGCggaggaagaaggaggggaaggaagaggaggaggaggcgcAGAAGGGAGTGGAGGAGAAACCCGGCCAGAAGGAGCAGTTGGATCGGCTAACAGGGCTAGCAGACCAGATGGTGGCCTGGGGCGAGTTCGAGATCTATCAGCACACCTATGAGAGGCTGGGGTACCGGCTGAGGAAGGGCGAGAGCCATAAGCCTCCTTCCAAAGGAGAACAGACCCCCAGTATCGACATGTTCGCGGAACAGATTGACGAAACGGCACTGGCGCCAAGGCAGGAAGCAGAGGAGG GTTCCTGCCCGGTTGAGCTTCCGGATGTGATGTGGGAGTACAAATGGGAGAACACGGATGATGCAGAGGTCTATGGCCCCTTCTCAAGCGCCCAGATGCAG GACTGGGCTGACCAGGACTACTTTGGGACTGGTGTGTACTGCCGCAGGGTGGGGCAGCCCTCTGCCCCCTTCTACTCTTCACGCCGCATTGACTTCAGCCTCTACACATGA